The following nucleotide sequence is from Salvia miltiorrhiza cultivar Shanhuang (shh) chromosome 7, IMPLAD_Smil_shh, whole genome shotgun sequence.
GTCAAAGGTGGCGCGCTTGTGTCCCTCTAAGCTAGCTACACTGATAGAGAAGAtgtttaaatttctttatttacttgtgtaatttattaaaaaaaaatctgattaGTAGCATTATTTTTCTtctgtattttttttagaatctTTGGTAAAATTATTGAATGTATGGAAATCAGTAAAATTACTATTCAACAAGTACAAACTTAATCAAACGATTGTTCCTTGTGTTTCGTCATTTTCTttattgtattaattaattaataaatttatacaGTCATAACCGTttacaaattaaataagaaaaaaatgacttatttaatttaatttttaaataaaaaaagatttaaTTACTTTACTGTATTGTTTgcattataattattttttatttttttgttaatttttatttttatttaaaatataaaaaataattacaatatgaaaaataaagtaaaataactacattattttttacttgaaaaaataaattaaataatttttttcctaTTTAACTACTTTGTGGACAATTATGACAATGTGACGACATCACCCCTCTTAATTAATTGCTCTTCAGGCTGCAGTATAATcgatttatgaaaatgaaattgtGGCGTTGACAAAGATTTGAATTTgaatcaaattaaatcaaatttactatattcaaattgaaatttgatttttttttatatagcaTCAAATTGAATCAATTAAACaatttttcaaataataaaattaataataatatatagagTTGAAATAAGAATCACATCCGCATGAATCGGCCGTTCATCTGTCATTGTATTTTTAATTACCAAATAAAATAGtggaataaaaaattaataatcaaaaagttagatattatgaAAAATCAAAGAGAAAACAATAGTGCGAATTCAAATATTATTTGATTGGATTTTAATAATACATTATAAAGTTGCAAAAAGAAGATGAAAttgcaattttattaaaaagttaaaaagtAATCCTATCGACCCCTTAATAAAAAGATGACGGTTACAAGGGCCAaacttcattaaaattttatctgagaaaaaaaaaaaattgaaggctAGGGACGCTGAAGGTGCTAGAATCCTTATCagaattaattataaaataaactataattCGTAATTTGATATTGCAGCTTAGCAAAGAAAATATGCTTAGTGTGGAAAGCGTGTTAAACGAATTCGACTTCCAAACTCTCAGAGACAATATCGATGTCTTTATTAATTGCATCTAAAAAAAACTAGCTAGGTTTATAAGTAAACTTGAATTCAACTTCATGGTAATGTCACTCCCTAATTGGAACTTACTCCCTCTAAAAATACGTCATCTGTCTTATTTAATATGGTCATTTTCTCATTAATTTTGGACCATCTCATTACAAATTATCAATTTCAGAAAAGAACTTCTTTATCTCACAAAAAGTTATGAAccccaatatttttttatcacttTTACCTTTTAATCATTTTTCTTCTTAATAATCGCGCTAAAAAATAAGTGATCATACTTAGAGAAACAGAGAGagtaattcatttttatttatagacATTATTCCGCAATATATTACCATCAATCTATCAATTTATTTACTCATTTTATCACATGACATACATTTAATTTTTTCCACTCACATTACACTTAattattacttcctccgtccatgaaattatgccacaattttttttttcgtctgttcacaaaaaatatgtcacatTCATTTTCAGTATTAAGATCACACTATTCTACTCATATTTAAAGTGAGACTCATACTCTATTACTGATTTCACTCATATTTTATCTGTGTCAAAAGTAATGTGACATAAATTTCTAGAACGAAAAGAACATTATGAACTTCAATCCTTTCTATACTCACGTTGCACTTAACCATTTTTTGTTAAAATATATTCGAATCCAAATGGATATTCCAGATTTACTCTCAGTGCAACTCGGGAGCATCGTGCTCCCAGGTGCACACAAgaatttatgtttatatatatatatataattgaaactATTATAGCAATGCAATAATGCAAGACCCTAGCAATAATGAAACAACCTAGCTATATATGATGGCAACTTGTTTAATTGGTGGAATTTTTGATGCAGTAAACTTAGTCACATGTTTGCTTCAGAGGGCCTAGAAAGTTCCAGCACTCCaaacacttctctctctctctctaaatttgTAGTAAAGTTTCTTGCCCTAGTTTGAAATGTGCGTAGCCATGAGCATCCACGTGTGACAAAATATTTAACGGGCCATAGGTGAATTACGTGGATGCAAAAATATCCACCCCTTTTGTCTTCTTCACAACCCCCATGCACTATATAACTCTACCATGCAATTCATTACTCCACCAACCAACTATCAAAGCTTTTGCACTTTGTgtttcaaattaattaaacccatcttctctctctctctctctctctctctcacacacacaccaaAAATGGCTGCATCTTGCTATGGAATGTCTGCAATTTCATGTGTTGCTACAAGGGGTGGCCAGAGCCAGCTGCTTGGAGCTTCTAACTTGAAGAGAGATCTCAAGTTTAGAGTCAGAAGCTCTGCTGAGGCAAGTGAAGTTCGCCATTGTTTTAGTTTCATCAAAtcactactctctctctctctctctctctctctctctctctctattttcattaatctgattatggtttttcttgATCTAACAGAAAGATGAGACCAAAGAGCCGTCCATGGCCCCTCCCATTCCCAGCCCCAAACCAATCACTCCCAAGCCTAAGGTATTTTTCACCCTTATTcataaatagaataaaaatataatttgtaaGGTAGTGTTAATACAAATTAACacaaaaaagtagaataaatgttagtattaattaaaaactgaaacaaaagtacaatttatagttaaatatatataggagaTAAAGGTATGATgtgataattaaaaaaagtgaaatgaaacttttattcatgagaaaaAAAAGGGGTATTATAGAATAGTTTCAAGAAAATCTCTCTAGGGAGGatgagaaataaattaaaactacTAAATTAATTAGTGATACGGTTTCAAAGCGTGTGATTCTTTGTAATGATTTTTTGTAATATATGTGCAGGTGAGCACCGACTTCTTCGACGTGTTGGCCTTCAGCGGGCCGGCGCCGGAGCGGATCAACGGGCGGCTGGCGATGACCGGATTCGTGGCGGCGATCGCGGTGGAGCTGGCCAGCGGGAGGGACATCTTCTCGCAGGTGCAGAACGGCGGCTTCTCGTGGTTCCTCTTCACCAGCGCCCTGCTGTCGGTGGCCTCCCTCGTCCCGTTGTTCAGCGGCCAGACGCCGGAGTCCAAAGCCGGCGCCGTCATGACCTCCGACGCCGAGCTCTGGAACGGGAGGTTCGCCATGCTCGGCCTCATCGCTTTGGCCCTCACCGAGTATGTCAAAGGTGGCGCCCTAGTGTCCCTCTAAGCCATACAAGACTGCAAAAATTTCGAgatgtctattttttttttaattaaatgatgCTATTGCTACTAATATGTAGCAAATTTATGACAATCTTGTTTTGTATATACTTTTTATGTAATATGAATTGGAATTTCCTGAACTAGCCAACAACTTCTCTTCACTCAAAtatgaaataatcaagggcTGCTCGAATCACCAGAGAAGACATGTATTACAAAATTGAGAGATCTCTCTTATTCGTTACAATAGAGATATTCATTATGAGAAAACATAGGTTATATACAACAAGATATATAAACAGAAATGAATTGAGAATACCTACTATTTTCATGTGTGTTCTTATATGTACATAGTTTATCCAAGTTATGAAACTACACTATGCAAGTGGCTCAACTTGGAGGGCGTGTTCCTTCAGCTCGTCGTTATGGGGCTTCTCCACCTCCGGCGCGTATATATCCTGCGATTTAGGTTGAATAATCAATCATGTACCTTACAACAACAATGGTGTTTTTTTGTACAAGGTGCATTTCCAGTAGACCAACTAAATTTCCATAAGTTACGCGTTTAGCTGATTTTACGACATCCAACTGCCTATTAAAGAAGTTTAGCAGCAATCTGAACCACATTAGTGCAAATAGCAAAGTCTAACAAGTCTACTTAGGATTATGACACGGACACGATTTAGGCGCATATTGGGGAAAACCCCCCACAAACCTTGTATAGGGTTCGAGCAATTTTGATACTTTAGTAACAGATTTAAGACGAGAGTGTTGGACAAAACCTCGACTTAGAGGAAAATGAGAATTCTATAGAAGTAGAATAAACTGTTTTGAGCAGAATGAAGGGGGGAAAAGAAGGGTAGTAATGCTTACTTCGACAGGCACTGGGATTAAATTTATGCTGCTCGCGTTGAAAGTGAATCCACTGGATAAGAGAGCGAACATAACTCATCAGAGATGCAATAGCATAAACTCAGATCACAGAGAGATTTGACAGATTGAAATGAAATTCCACCATTGACGAACATGTCAGAGTTGCGCTATATAAACTGAAATAGGAAATAGGCAGATGAAGTGATTGGGGCATGTTTATAATGGTGAGGAAGTATACCTGTGAGATAGTACCATTTGCCACACGTATGGAATGAAGAATTCCTCAGGGTGACTCTCTTGTTCGTAGGTGAAACGTAATTGTGTAAATGTCTTTCCAGGAAAGAAGTTAAGTTAGATAATAGAGAATCAGAACAAGAAGTTAACTTATTACAGAAGTGTTAATTAATACCTTCATTCCATCACCTCTCCAAGAACGAGAGTAGTCAACTATGAGTTGAAGCACTTTCTCCACTGACCACTCTCCATCTAATTTCTGTGCATCGATACGGCTATTAAAGAAATCCAAAACCTGGAACAGAAAAAGATAAATCATAATGTGATTGTAAGTTTGCAACACAGAAAGGATGAGATCATAAAAACCATTATCACTTCCATCATAGATGATATAGTTTGCAAATCAGTTTAATTACATTTTCTTATGCAAGGGAAAAGAGCCTTTTTCGGATACTTACATTGTATATGTTTTCCAACAGTTCATTAAAACGTGGATGATTTTTGAAGGGTAGAAAAACTTCCTGCCTGTGCATAATTGCATAAACCACCTGAAAGTAGCAGTGAAAATAAGGACAGGTATTTGGCAAAACAATCAAAAAAGATTGCAGTTTCGCAATAATTTGCTTGAGTGATCAATGACATCACAGCTTTAGTACCTCGGGATTCCGTGGCAATGCATAAGTAAGGATTGCATTTAGTATCTCCAGCACAATTCTCAGGAAATCAGTATATATATGCAGTTCAGCATACTGCATCAAAATGAGGCTCTATAATCATATAAAGTTAAGGAGGACTGCAATTGCAAAAGTAATCGAGGATGGGCTTTCTTACAGGATCCTCTGCAAGGCCGTCTCCTCTTAGAGCACCATCTCCTGTATTCATCTTGTCATTTGTAATCTCGGCTAATTTATTGTACCTAAAGAACGAgtgaaatcaaatatcatattgTGAGAAATCCAAACCTTCTTCAATAACGACTGAAAACAATAAATGTAAAGAGAAAAATTTACAAATAACAAAAGACGTACTTGCGTGAAAGCATATCAAAAAGGCTAACCAACCGCTGGGATGCATATGCACTCAGTCTGTGAACATGTGGTGCCATATTTGCCAAAGTTGCAAGACAATTTGTATGGAGATAGACATCCTGTTTCCAAGAGAATGTGGAAATATTAAACAACCAAGCAAAACTCCTTCCTGGTATATTATAGTTCATGTAAATCATATTAAAGTTACTTTTGGACAAACTTACAAGTAGAAATGATgaactataatatattaataaggGAATTGCCAAGCATGATATCAACTTTATTAGCACTTAACTATTCTAAACATACTATTCTAAACATGCCTGCCAATGCCCTTTGCAGTACATTTAAATTAGTGATGGTTATATCAGTTCCCTTGGATAAATGTCACGTCCTGTAAAGGAACTAGATCAAAATTTTCCCTTAGGGCTATGTTCAGAACACAAATACAATTTCCATTTCATCATCATGATGTATCATTTGCTCTGTTAATAAAAATGATGGCAAAATGAGATGCATTTGTGGCACAAGTCAATAGTTTTTATGTGGTCTTTTAATTGGCACAAGCGGCAGTTTGAGTTTCACTTTTGGACTTCAAGATTCcagatattttatttaaagcACATTTGAGTTACATTTCATGAATTCACAAGCAACAGTGAGTATCTTGGAGAAAATTCCAGAAAGGAGATACAGaatggaaaagaaaaggagCCATATAAAATCATCAAATCTTACCCGTAGCTTAGATAGATTGTATTTCACGGttctaattaaaataatcaCCATGAGAGAACCGAGCGAAGTTTGACTCAGGAGACGCTCTTTATACCAGGGAACATTAGGAAGCATCTGGACAAATAAATAACAATTCAACTACCACTTAAAGTAAGTAATAGAATAGGCAAATCAAGAATATCTTACCAGTTTGTGAATGCTGGCATTAAAAGTGGAATCTTGACTTAGTATAAGAAAGATAACAAGGACCATATAGATATGATTGGATGTCCTGTTTGGAGCATTGTATAGTGTCTCCAACATAGGCATTAACTGTCAATCACAACATGACATCATCAAATGTCAATAGTTATACAAGAAATAGACTGGGGGAAATACTAAAGAAAAAccgggaaaaaaaaaagtaaaaagatcAATGACCAGAACAACAATCAATTTATCTTCTCTAGACTATCACAAACAAGTAGTTATACTTATTTTTCACTAAAGATATTGGCGAAATTAGTCAGGTGGGCATTTCAACCTTCTAAAGCAAAAGCATCAGGGGCATCTTTAAGGTCTACTTTCGTAATTCTAACAGAAGAACATAAAGATAAAATGAGACAACCTTATTTCATATATCCAATTTTATCAATGCCTCATCTCTAATGCACTACTAATTTCTTTATTAGGCAGAGGACTATAGAAGGCTTCCTGAGAAAATCATAGATCTTTGGGCTTTGATTATAAAGTATAGAGACTTTACAAAGAAATCTCAGGGTTCGCACGTAAAAGATTCTGATTTATACCAGTGTATCAACATCTGTTCGCACCAATACATACTCCAAAAACTTCGAGTTTCCATGCACCAACGAATAAAGTAACAGGACAGAAGCTTCATTAGCCAAGCACCTGGAAGAAAAGAGCACATTAAATGTGTGAGTGCGCATATATgtatgagtgtgtgtgtgtgtgtgtgtgtgtgtgagagagagagagagagagagaattttgtaGCAATACAGTCAATAGGCACTTATATTTTCGTGAAGAACTCATTATCCTAgtattaaattatgaaaacCTACAAAATGgatattatataaaaagaaatcaaaagCACAAAATATAGAAACTTAAAATCAAATAAGGGCAGCAAAGCCCTTTTATCTCCATGGGTTGATATTTTGAATAGTTCTTACTGCGAAAAAACAGAACTTAAAAGTTAACAATAATGGAACCACAAACTGTAAGCCTTTTCAAATTGATTCGACTTCTACCAGAACAGTTATTTTTATTAACTATAGCAAATTCGAGGATCCAAAAAGGTTAAATGTTGTGCCTAATAACTAAAACGTCCTGTTTCCAATATAAAGCAGAAGGTATCAAGAAGACTTACATTCCAAGAGTATCAAAAAGTGAAGCAAAAGGTAGTTTCACGACTGGTCCATTGTGTGCATTCCCTTCAACATCAACACGATCAACTGTAGGCATACCACTCAGACTTAAACACTATTACTATTAGAGGATATGCAATCAAACAAATAATAGATCTGGAATGCAAAGGATCATACACTCAACATCCATGACATTCTGTAAAGCTTTGCAGAAAGGGTTTTCCAAAAAGTAAGTTTCTTCCTTTTGGAGAGATTCTGGACTGCTATCAAGACTTTTATCCTTCACATAATCCACTGATATACATTTACGGTAATAACTGAGAATGAGTAGGACATGAAGACTGTCTTCTGCTAATGAACTTCTTGAGGCTTCGCCAGTTGAGCTGGCTAAATAATTGAAGGGAAACAGCACCAAGCTTGCTGCAGGTATGGATTATGTTTTAGTTAGAAAAGGTACAACAGAAAAGCAAAACATGTCTTTTAAGTATTGCAAACCTCTATTGCACAAGGAAGCATGAAAGAGattaatttcatttaaaaaattacttttCCAACAATGTTAAGAATATAAAAGTTCAAACAAATAAGAAAAGGAACTACATCTACATCACAGATAATTTAGAATAAGTGAAAGGtgtgtaataaaagtgataccaGCTGCAGAGCTAACTCTCCTAAGAACGCCAGGCTGATTTCCTTCAGAAAATAGTACAGAAGACGTAGTATTTATAGAAAACTGTGGGCGTGTAATGTAATTGAGCAATAACTTGTGCACAACCATATTGACCAAAGAGCTTTCCTGCAAAAGAAATATCCTATTAATCATGAGAAGAATTTTATAACCTGATAGATACTTGAGAAAGTTACATAGACTCACCTGTGTCATTATCCCATCAATGAAAGGGTGTATATCATTTGGTCCTGGTGTTGGCCCAGAGAGAAGTTGAGTTGACGATGCTATCACTATGAAGTTAAGGAGCTGCCAATGCAGATGATATGTTCCAGGACTGTAGAGAAAAGAATAA
It contains:
- the LOC130991380 gene encoding early light-induced protein 1, chloroplastic-like, with the translated sequence MQFITPPTNYQSFCTLCFKLIKPIFSLSLSLSLTHTPKMAASCYGMSAISCVATRGGQSQLLGASNLKRDLKFRVRSSAEKDETKEPSMAPPIPSPKPITPKPKVSTDFFDVLAFSGPAPERINGRLAMTGFVAAIAVELASGRDIFSQVQNGGFSWFLFTSALLSVASLVPLFSGQTPESKAGAVMTSDAELWNGRFAMLGLIALALTEYVKGGALVSL
- the LOC130991379 gene encoding uncharacterized protein LOC130991379 isoform X1 encodes the protein MGGLPSTPRGGGARPQETAEYLIGEFVGEKSFPLTSDYWQKLLELPLDLHWPAHRVRRACQLFAMNNCKTRHLTKILINLAWCLQECVSASDMESPAFSKALNALFISSVFLKYLIENTRTDNFEELYLSLDETDPVPNNFSKGHHVGSFIMFSALNFISKVDVSPGTYHLHWQLLNFIVIASSTQLLSGPTPGPNDIHPFIDGIMTQESSLVNMVVHKLLLNYITRPQFSINTTSSVLFSEGNQPGVLRRVSSAAASLVLFPFNYLASSTGEASRSSLAEDSLHVLLILSYYRKCISVDYVKDKSLDSSPESLQKEETYFLENPFCKALQNVMDVEFDRVDVEGNAHNGPVVKLPFASLFDTLGMCLANEASVLLLYSLVHGNSKFLEYVLVRTDVDTLLMPMLETLYNAPNRTSNHIYMVLVIFLILSQDSTFNASIHKLMLPNVPWYKERLLSQTSLGSLMVIILIRTVKYNLSKLRDVYLHTNCLATLANMAPHVHRLSAYASQRLVSLFDMLSRKYNKLAEITNDKMNTGDGALRGDGLAEDPYAELHIYTDFLRIVLEILNAILTYALPRNPEVVYAIMHRQEVFLPFKNHPRFNELLENIYNVLDFFNSRIDAQKLDGEWSVEKVLQLIVDYSRSWRGDGMKTFTQLRFTYEQESHPEEFFIPYVWQMVLSHSGFTFNASSINLIPVPVEDIYAPEVEKPHNDELKEHALQVEPLA
- the LOC130991379 gene encoding uncharacterized protein LOC130991379 isoform X2, translating into MGGLPSTPRGGGARPQETAEYLIGEFVGEKSFPLTSDYWQKLLELPLDLHWPAHRVRRACQLFAMNNCKTRHLTKILINLAWCLQECVSASDMESPAFSKALNALFISSVFLKYLIENTRTDNFEELYLSLDETDPVPNNFSKGHHVGSFIMFSALNFISKVDVSPGTYHLHWQLLNFIVIASSTQLLSGPTPGPNDIHPFIDGIMTQESSLVNMVVHKLLLNYITRPQFSINTTSSVLFSEGNQPGVLRRVSSAAASLVLFPFNYLASSTGEASRSSLAEDSLHVLLILSYYRKCISVDYVKDKSLDSSPESLQKEETYFLENPFCKALQNVMDVEFDRVDVEGNAHNGPVVKLPFASLFDTLGMCLANEASVLLLYSLVHGNSKFLEYVLVRTDVDTLLMPMLETLYNAPNRTSNHIYMVLVIFLILSQDSTFNASIHKLMLPNVPWYKERLLSQTSLGSLMVIILIRTVKYNLSKLRDVYLHTNCLATLANMAPHVHRLSAYASQRLVSLFDMLSRKYNKLAEITNDKMNTGDGALRGDGLAEDPYAELHIYTDFLRIVLEILNAILTYALPRNPEVVYAIMHRQEVFLPFKNHPRFNELLENIYNVLDFFNSRIDAQKLDGEWSVEKVLQLIVDYSRSWRGDGMKTFTQLRFTYEQESHPEEFFIPYVWQMVLSHRFTFNASSINLIPVPVEDIYAPEVEKPHNDELKEHALQVEPLA